In the genome of Chitinivorax sp. B, the window CACGCCCGCGAATGAAATCTACCTTAGCGAGGCGGTTTACATGGCCATGAACAAGGCCGAAGTACCTGCAGAAGAAGTCGGTTTCAAAACCTTGTCTGGCGTACAGCAACCGGTTCGAGTCTATTGCATCCCCCGCTTTTCAACCCCCCGGCTGGTACCTGAAAACACGCAACCCAGCGAAAAAGGCAATGAACTGTTCTTCCCATATGGGGGTATGCATCAATGGCTTCCACCCTCTCACTCTGGCTTTCGCTGGCTGGGGGATGGGCAATCCCGAGTACCGGGCATGCGAGCCACGATAATGGGGTTGGCATTGGTTGGTGCCGGTGGTATGGCCAGCTATCTATTTTTCTCCAGACCAGCCCCCACGCCGCCCGTCGTGACTATTGCTCCGTCACCCGCCATCCCTCCACCCAAACTGGCCCAGATAACACCCGCGATTGCACCGACACCGACACCGACACCGACACCGACACCGACACCGACACCGACACCGACCATTGTGCCAGTACCGCTATTACCCCCGGCACCTATTCCAATCGAGGCCCAACAAACCAAACCGATGATGGCGCCCACTCCATCGCCTGTACCAGCCCCGACGCCAACCAAGACAATACGAAAACAGAACAAACCACTCAGCACCCAGCCGAGGCCTGCCCCTCCCAAAGAAGTTCATGATGTCGACCCAGCAGATGAGCCCATTGTTGCGAGCGTTCCCCGCCAGAGCAATCCCACCATCCACAACCTCACCGCTGCAAAGGCAGCCTATCGAGCTGGCCAAATCAGCAAACCACAGTACAAACAGATCGTACAGCGATTAGAAGACAACTATGAACAAAAAATACGCGATCTGAAGCTAGCTTACCGTGCCGGCAAGATCGATCGTGATACTTATGAGAACCGAGTCAGATCGGCCAAGCTGGCTTACAAAGGCAACTAGCCGCCATTCGATATCCTGCAACCGACTATGACAAATAACATCATTGACGATCTGAGTGCTTCCTGATGGCCCGGTCCATATCCGTAAAGTCATTAAATCACTCAAGATAATCTTTTCATAAAAATGCAAATTCAATATTAATGACCAATATTCAATTAAATTAATTTAATAACTCATTAATTTTCTTAATCAGGATCATCAATTTTGAAATCGACTGTCAAAACTTGACATAATCTTCTCACGATAAATTACATTCCACTCCCGGCAAAAAAGAAATCGTTTACATCCACACTGAAATTGACTGGCGTTCATTAATTAGCTGACTAGAACCATCGACTAAATTTACTGACATCAAAAAATAACAACGTTTTATTCATTGCCCCTCCTCTTCATTACACATCAATCCAGTTTTTTTCACCGCTTACATAGTAGCCTGAAAAACTCAAATATATCGATTTCAAATTTTGGCAACAGACTTCAAATCAAGCCTGGCAGCCATTCCAGATGACATGGAATTTTAATCAAGCTTACTTATGTCATTTCAAATTCATACAACCCATATAGCGGCATGACGGTTTTCCCTAATATTCATACAAATTTAATTTACATTAGTTTGGGAAAAAACAAATAAGTGGGAGACATCATGCAAATGGGAGATTTAGCGTCCGCACAGCCAGACGATGCCGGATTGGTCTGTCTGGTATTACTGGCCCAGTTTCACGCCATACCAGCCGATCCAGCTCAATTGCGGCACCAATTCGGGGAAAATGGCCTGTCTTTTGATGAAACCCGACTACTGCTTGCCGCCAAATCAATGGGGCTAAAGGCACGGGCCATTCATACCCGCGCAGATCGGCTCGCTACGACACCACTTCCAGCACTTGCCATTGCACCAGATGGTCGTCACTTTGTGATTGCACGAGTCGATCAGGACAAGGTGCTGGTACAAGATCCTGCCCAGGGTAGACCCGAAGTCTGGACTCAGGAGCAATTGCAGCACCGTTGGGATGGCAGGCTGCTGTTACTGGCTTCGCGCGCCTCACTGGCCGGCGACTTTGCCCGCTTTGATTTCTCCTGGTTCATCCCTGCTGTTGTCAAATATCGCAAGTTGCTGCTGGAAGTCCTGGGTGTGTCGCTTGCCCTACAATTGTTTGCTCTGGTTACTCCTATGTTTTTCCAGGTGGTAATGGACAAAGTCCTAGTACATCAAGGCTATTCAACATTGGCTGTAATCACCGTTGCATTGGTTGTGATTGCGGTGTTCGATGTCGTTCTGGGTGGGCTACGTAACTATGTATTTTCCCATACCACCAATCGCATCGATGTCGAGCTAGGAGCCAAGTTGTTTCGGCATCTACTGGCCCTACCATTGAGTTATTTCACCAGCCGCCGTGTCGGGGATTCCGTCGCCCGGGTAAGAGAGCTGGAGAACATCCGTAACTTCCTGACCGGGCAAGCGATGACATCGGTACTGGATTTGGCGTTCATTGTTGTCTTCCTGGCCGTCATGTGTGTCTACAGTGGCTGGCTGACTCTGGTCGTGGTGGCCTCACTCCCTTGCTATATGTTGATTTCGGCTGCGATCACCCCCAGCCTGCGCGCTAGGCTGGACGAGAAATTCGCCCGTGGAGCGGACAGTCAGGCATTTCTGGTGGAGTCGATGTCCGGTATCGAGACAGTGAAAGCCATGGCAGTTGAGCCACAGTTCACTCAGCGCTGGGACAAGCAGCTGGCGGCTTACGTGGCAGCCAGTTTCAGGGTGGTGACACTGGCCACATTCGGCCAGCAGGGTGTGCAATTGATCAGCAAGCTGGTGACGGTCGCCATCATGTGGTTTGGCGCCAAAATGGTGATTGAAGGCTCCCTGACCGTTGGACAATTGGTCGCCTTCAATATGCTGGCAGGCCACGTGGCCGCACCGATCATCAGGTTGGCCCAACTGTGGCAGGAATTCCAGCAAGTCGGTATTTCCATGCAACGGTTGGGTGACATCCTCAATACACGTAGCGAGCTGCCACAAAGCAGGCAGGCATTGGCCACCATCGATGGTCGGATTGGTTTCGAATCGGTTGGCTTTCGCTACAAACCGGATGCGCCAGAGGTCATTCGCAATTTAGATCTGGACATTGCGCCAGGTGAAATCATTGGTATCGTCGGTCGCTCCGGTTCCGGTAAATCGACACTGACCAAGCTGTTGCAGCGGCTCTATATCCCCGAACGCGGACAAGTGCGCATTGATGGTATCGATTTAGCGCTGGCCGACCCGGCTTGGCTACGCCGTCAGGTAGGCGTGGTACTACAGGAAAACCTGCTGTTCAACCGGTCGATTCGCGACAACATTGCCCTCACCAACCCGGGACTAGCGCTGGACGCAGTAATCAATGCCGCCAAGCTAGCAGGTGCACACGATTTCATCTGTGCGTTGCCAGAAGGCTACGACACGATTGTCGGTGAACATGGAACCGGCTTATCTGGTGGGCAACGACAACGCATTGCTATCGCCCGTGCCCTGGTGATGAACCCCCGCATCCTGATCTTCGACGAAGCCACCTCAGCGCTTGATTACGAATCGGAACGCATCATTCAAGACAATATGCAGGCCATCTGTCAGGGCCGCACCGTCTTGATCATTGCCCACCGGCTGTCTGCGGTACGCATCGCCGATCGGATTATCGCAATGGACCGAGGCCAGATTGTCGAGATTGGCAGCCACCGCGAACTATCCAATAAACCCGGTGGCTATTACGCCAACTTGTTGGCCCTGCAAAACGGCTAAGGAAAGGAATCGTCATCATGCAATTGGCTTGGTCTGCCGTTCACGATCTGTTTCGCCGTTATGCCCTGGTGTGGCAAGCTGCCTGGCGCCAGCGCCACGAGATGGTTCCACCTGAACGGACAACACATGAACTAGCCTTTCTGCCTGCCCATCTGGAGTTGCAGGAAACCCCGGTTCACCCCGCACCACGCTGGGTGATGCGACTAATCGTACTGTTGCTGGTGATCAGCCTGCTGTGGGCCATACTGGGCCAGCTCGACATCGTGGCCGTAGCACCAGGTAAGGTGGTGCCGAATGATCGGGTCAAAGTGGTCCAACCACTGGAGACAGGTGTCATCCGCGCCATTCATGTTCGTGACGGACAGGCTGTCCGGGCCGGACAAACGTTGATTGAGCTAGATGCCACCGCTACGGATGCCGACCTGATCAAGACTGACGAAGCCCGACAGAATGCCGTACTGGCCATGGCCCGTGCCAATGCACTATTGCAAGCACTGGACCAGGGGGGTGAAGCAAGATTGGCGATCCCGAATGAAATCAAACCAACGCGCATGCAGGCCGAAACCCAATTGGCTCGTGCGCAGCTGGCAGAGCACCGCAGCAAGCAAGCCACGCTGATGGCAGAACTGCAAAAGCGGCGGGCGGAACTGCTGACCACGCGTGAACTAGTCGGCAAGCTGGAACAGACCTTACCCATTACCAATGAACGCGCTGCTGATTACAAGCGCTTGCTGGACCAGAACTATGTTTCCCGCCATGGCTATCTGGATCAGGAAAAAGAGCGGATTGGCATGGAGAAGGATCTATCCGCTCAACGCAGCCGGATCCACGAGTTGACAGCGTCCATTCATGCGCAGGAAACCCAGCTACAAAGCCTGACAGCCGAGTTTCGCCGGCAATTGTTGGATGCGCAGAATCAGGCACAACAGCAGCTCACCCAATTTGATGAGGACCGTGCCAAGGCATTGCAACGCCAACAACTGACCCGATTGACTGCACCGGTCAGCGGTACGGTTCAGCAACTGGCTGTGCACACTGTCGGTGGCGTAGTGACAGCAGCTCAACCACTACTGGTCGTGGTACCGGATGACACCTTGGAAATCGAGGCAATGGTCGAGAACAAGGATATTGGCTTCGTCAACCCGGGCCAGGCGGCCACCGTCAAGGTCGAGACTTTTCCCTACACGCGCTATGGCTATCTGCATGGCCAGGTCATCAGTGTTTCCGGTGATGCAGTCAGTGATGAAAAACGTGGCTTGGTTTACCACGCCCGCGTCAAGCTGGACACCGATCAGCTCCGAATCGACAACAAATGGATACGATTGTCGCCCGGCATGGCAGTCACTGCTGAAGTGAAAACCGGCCGACGACGAGCCATTGATTACTTCCTCAGCCCCTTGACCGAATATGTCGGTGAAGGCTTCCGAGAACGGTAGCGCCGCTCCCCGCGTCTGAACAGGCGCTCCTCCACCCATTTGAATTGTGCTGATCCCATGCTGGCGCGCGGTATGGGGCCGGCACAGGATTACCCACATGGTGTGCCTCATCTGCACGGCCAGGTGGGGGTATACGGCGGCATCCATTTACAGCATGCCCCGAAGTGAGTCTCGTCAATTGAAAGGAATCATCATGGCATTGGAAGATTTACAGCGTAAGCTTGAATTCGCTGCCGATTCGTTCGCATTCTTGCTGGAGAAACTCAAGTACATCAAAACCCAGGCAGCCGGCAACAGTGGCAAGGCAGTCACATTGTCAGACTATCTGGACAAGGACGACACCACCTTTCTAGCTGCTGCCAAAGCGGTCGGCTTGGCACAGTCAGATGCTGATACCCAGGCATCGCAACTGCTGGGCAAGCCAGTACTGACCAAAGATACCCTGGACAGCTGGACCAATCAGATCGAATACAGCAAAAGCTCGCTGACCCTATTGAAAAACCTGATCAAGGACGCGACACCCGCGCAGCAGGCCGCAGTCAAGACCGAGCTGGATAGCCTGGTATTGAGCACGAACGACCTGAATCCTCAGTCAGGTCAGGCACGCACTTATCAGACCATCACATCGCTGGCCCGGGTCTACACCAACCTGGCCAAAATTCAATATGAACGGTCATATGACAAGTTGACCTCCGGACTGGGTAATATCATCTCCAATAACAGCACGGTGGTAGAAGCTTGGCGTACTCAAGGCATCAATATCGACCCGCTACGGCGTATCGATTTTCTTCAGACCAAGCTATCCGAGCTATTGGGCGGTATCAATCTCAACAAAGGGGACTCGGTCTTTGCCAAGAACTGGCAGATCTGGAAAGAAAAAGCACTGAGCAGCATTACGCCAGAAGCAATCAACAAGTCAGCGCAGGAAATCTACACCACGCTGAAAAAAGTTGACCCTACTGTCACGTTGGAACAGGCACGTACTGCGGCAGTTGAGATGGCCAATTACCGGATCGAGGCCGACGAAATCCCCAAACTGAAAG includes:
- a CDS encoding HlyD family type I secretion periplasmic adaptor subunit, whose translation is MQLAWSAVHDLFRRYALVWQAAWRQRHEMVPPERTTHELAFLPAHLELQETPVHPAPRWVMRLIVLLLVISLLWAILGQLDIVAVAPGKVVPNDRVKVVQPLETGVIRAIHVRDGQAVRAGQTLIELDATATDADLIKTDEARQNAVLAMARANALLQALDQGGEARLAIPNEIKPTRMQAETQLARAQLAEHRSKQATLMAELQKRRAELLTTRELVGKLEQTLPITNERAADYKRLLDQNYVSRHGYLDQEKERIGMEKDLSAQRSRIHELTASIHAQETQLQSLTAEFRRQLLDAQNQAQQQLTQFDEDRAKALQRQQLTRLTAPVSGTVQQLAVHTVGGVVTAAQPLLVVVPDDTLEIEAMVENKDIGFVNPGQAATVKVETFPYTRYGYLHGQVISVSGDAVSDEKRGLVYHARVKLDTDQLRIDNKWIRLSPGMAVTAEVKTGRRRAIDYFLSPLTEYVGEGFRER
- a CDS encoding adenylate/guanylate cyclase domain-containing protein: MDIRTENLTILFVDIADFTTTTSRQSREQNALLLQTFGSTLYPLIKRFQGKVIKSIGDALLITFRSPTDAMLCSMALQDAMHEHNLGATEAERIRIRVAANLGEVRVTRNDIFGEPVNVASRVESITPANEIYLSEAVYMAMNKAEVPAEEVGFKTLSGVQQPVRVYCIPRFSTPRLVPENTQPSEKGNELFFPYGGMHQWLPPSHSGFRWLGDGQSRVPGMRATIMGLALVGAGGMASYLFFSRPAPTPPVVTIAPSPAIPPPKLAQITPAIAPTPTPTPTPTPTPTPTPTIVPVPLLPPAPIPIEAQQTKPMMAPTPSPVPAPTPTKTIRKQNKPLSTQPRPAPPKEVHDVDPADEPIVASVPRQSNPTIHNLTAAKAAYRAGQISKPQYKQIVQRLEDNYEQKIRDLKLAYRAGKIDRDTYENRVRSAKLAYKGN
- a CDS encoding type I secretion system permease/ATPase, with amino-acid sequence MGDLASAQPDDAGLVCLVLLAQFHAIPADPAQLRHQFGENGLSFDETRLLLAAKSMGLKARAIHTRADRLATTPLPALAIAPDGRHFVIARVDQDKVLVQDPAQGRPEVWTQEQLQHRWDGRLLLLASRASLAGDFARFDFSWFIPAVVKYRKLLLEVLGVSLALQLFALVTPMFFQVVMDKVLVHQGYSTLAVITVALVVIAVFDVVLGGLRNYVFSHTTNRIDVELGAKLFRHLLALPLSYFTSRRVGDSVARVRELENIRNFLTGQAMTSVLDLAFIVVFLAVMCVYSGWLTLVVVASLPCYMLISAAITPSLRARLDEKFARGADSQAFLVESMSGIETVKAMAVEPQFTQRWDKQLAAYVAASFRVVTLATFGQQGVQLISKLVTVAIMWFGAKMVIEGSLTVGQLVAFNMLAGHVAAPIIRLAQLWQEFQQVGISMQRLGDILNTRSELPQSRQALATIDGRIGFESVGFRYKPDAPEVIRNLDLDIAPGEIIGIVGRSGSGKSTLTKLLQRLYIPERGQVRIDGIDLALADPAWLRRQVGVVLQENLLFNRSIRDNIALTNPGLALDAVINAAKLAGAHDFICALPEGYDTIVGEHGTGLSGGQRQRIAIARALVMNPRILIFDEATSALDYESERIIQDNMQAICQGRTVLIIAHRLSAVRIADRIIAMDRGQIVEIGSHRELSNKPGGYYANLLALQNG